The sequence below is a genomic window from Microcebus murinus isolate Inina chromosome 4, M.murinus_Inina_mat1.0, whole genome shotgun sequence.
gccaccatgcccggctaatgttttgtatatatatatattttagttggtcaattaatttctttctatttttggtagagacggggtctcgctcaggctggtttcgaactcctgaccttgagcgatccgcccgcctcagcctcccaaagtgctaggattacaggcgtgagccaccgcgcccggctatggGAGGGAAATTTATCTGAGTGACAGCTGGGGAAGTAGTCATCGGATAGTCTCAGTTTTTCAGTGAATTAAGAGGCAGGATCAAAAATCTGATGAAGGCAAAGGAAAGTTGTAGAGGATTGAAGGAAGTGGTGCTGCAACTTAAAAACCTCTTAGTTGGCCTGGGCAGATCCTTTTCCTAGGCCTCACGATAGGTGTCTATTCCCAACCTAAGGCTTGTGCTTGATTTTTAGATGCAGAGGAATCACTTGGCACGCCACCTACAGGAGAACACCCAGTCGCACATGAGAATGTTGGCCCAGGCTGTTCATAGTTTAAGCCTTACTTTAACTCCCTATGATCCTGCCTCTCTATCCCGGGTTTCCTCTGGGTGTCACCCAGAAGTCCAAAATTTCCAGGAAACGATTCACCAGTTAGAAGGTCGCCTTGTAAGACAAGATCATCAAATTCGGGAGCTGACTGCTAAAATGGAAACTCAGAGCATGTATGTAGGTGAGCTCAAACGAACTATTCGATCCCTTGAGGACAAAGTTGCTGAAATTGAAGCACAACAGTGCAATGGGATTTACATCTGGAAGATTGGCAACTTTGGGATGTACTTGAAATCTCAAGAAGAAGAGAGACCAGTTGTCATTCATAGCCCTGGATTCTACACAGGCAAACCTGGGTACAAACTCTGCATGCGTTTGCATCTTCAGTTACCAACTGCTCAGCGCTGTGCAAACTATATATCCCTCTTTGTCCACACAATGCAAGGAGAGTATGACAGCCACCTCCCTTGGCCCTTCCAGGGTACAATACGCCTTACAATTCTTGATCAGTCTGAAGCACCTGTAAGGCAAAACCATGAAGAGATAATGGATGCCAAACCAGAGCTGCTTGCCTTCCAGCGACCCACAATCCCACGGAACCCAAAAGGTTTTGGCTATGTAACTTTTATGCATCTGGAAGCCCTAAAACAAAGAACCTTTATTAAGGATGACACATTATTAGTACGCTGTGAGGTCTCTACCCGTTTCGACATGGGTAGCCTTCGGAGGGAGGGTTTTCAGCCACGAAGTACTGATACAGGGCTATAGCAtcctttcatttgtttaaaaaaaaactatctggAGAAAACAGTGCCTTTCCTTGTGCTGTTCTCGCTCATaatatgcaaacaaacaaacaaaaagcactgGGAAAGCAAGATGTAATACCTACTAGTGAATGTAGTAAAAGAGGTTACTTACCATTTCTTCCTGTTGGAAATGGAACTGAGGCTGTTTTTCTTCAGCATCTACATGTTCTATGCTTTTTCAGAAATGTTATGCCTGGAGTGCCTGTGGCATGTTGGAGCAGCTGTTTTGTCAATTAGGATACCTCTTAGTACTTCATGGACTTTTGCTCCAGTGTGTTTTATTGTCAGAAAGCCCAGAGTCAGAGTACTAAAGCTCAAGCCTCTAATAATAATGGACTTTTCTTAAAACTACAGCTTAT
It includes:
- the TRAF6 gene encoding TNF receptor-associated factor 6, translated to MSLLNCENSCASSQSESDCCAAMASSCGAAAKDDSVSGTASTGTLSTSFMEEIQGYDVEFDPPLESKYECPICLMALREAVQTPCGHRFCKACIIKSIRDAGHKCPVDNEILLETQLFPDNFAKREILSLMVRCPNEGCLHKMELRHLEDHQAHCEFALMNCPQCQRPFQKCQINIHILKDCPRRQVSCANCAVLMAFEDKEIHDQNCPLANVICEYCNTMLIREQMPNHYDLDCPTAPIPCAFSTFGCHEKMQRNHLARHLQENTQSHMRMLAQAVHSLSLTLTPYDPASLSRVSSGCHPEVQNFQETIHQLEGRLVRQDHQIRELTAKMETQSMYVGELKRTIRSLEDKVAEIEAQQCNGIYIWKIGNFGMYLKSQEEERPVVIHSPGFYTGKPGYKLCMRLHLQLPTAQRCANYISLFVHTMQGEYDSHLPWPFQGTIRLTILDQSEAPVRQNHEEIMDAKPELLAFQRPTIPRNPKGFGYVTFMHLEALKQRTFIKDDTLLVRCEVSTRFDMGSLRREGFQPRSTDTGL